CGCAGCACGACGGCGCTGAACGCACCGGACGCCAACAGCTCGGCGCTCTCGGGGCGCCGGGCCACCGGATGGGTCTGGTAGATGGCCGAGCGCAGCACGTGCCAGCCGGCACGTTCCAGCGCCTCGGGGAGCTCCTTGCGGGCGATGGTGCTGCCCGGGATCAGTGCCACCGGCGGCAGGCCGGCGTTGTCGGGGTCCCCGGTGATGCGGGGCAGTTCCCGGCCGTTGACCAGCCGGGCCAGCTCGGCGGCATTGGGTGCCATCTGTGCGACCCCGGCGAGCTTGGCAGGCAGCGAATCGCGGGTTGCGGGCCCGGTGCAGAACACGCGCATGCCGCGGTCGACCGCGCCGACGGCCGCATTCTCCAGCGCCGCGACGCCCACCTGCTGCGCCCAGTGCTGCCAGGTGCGCGGCGAGGTGATCAGCAGGATCACCTGGGCCCCGCTCGATTGCAGGAAGCCCGTCATCCGGTGGGCCGGCGCGGAATCGTCGGCGGCACGCACCTCGAGCCAGGGATCGATCGTCGAGGCAAGGCCGAAGCGATCGAGCGCGATGGCGTCCCGCTCATTGCCGTCGGGACGGATGAGCAGGAGGGGGCGGACTGTCATGGGCGCTCCAGAAGCTGTTCGGCGACACTTTCCCCAAGCGCCCGGGCGTCGTCGGTCGGGTCACCCCGGCGCAGGCCGATGGTGCGGGCGACATGGGCATGGGCGACGCCCATGTGATCGGTGAGGTCGGCCATCAGCGTCAGGGAATAGCCCTGCAGCACGCTGTGGGCTCCGATGGCGGTGGTGCAGGTGGCCTGCACGCCGGTGAGCACCTGGCGCTCGGCGGCCACCTGGATGCGCGTGTCGTGGTCGTTGATCTGCGCGACGGTGGCGGCCAACGGATCATCGGTGCGCATCTCGACGGCGAGGGCGCCCTGCGCCGGGGCGGGCACGATCACCTTCGGGTCGATCAGCTCGGTGATCTCGTCGTGCAGGCCGAGCCGCTCCAGGCCGGCGGCGGCGAGCACGGCGGCGTCGACGCGTCCCTCGCGCACCTTGCGGATGCGGGTATCGACATTGCCCCTGATGGGCACGATCTCCAGGTCGTCGCGGTAGCGCAGCAGCGCGCTGGCGCGCCGCGGGCTGGACGTGCCGACCTTCGATCCGGCCGGCAGCTCGTCGAGGCCCAGTGCGTCGCGGCTCACCAGGGCGTCGAAGGCGGCGGCGCGCTGCGGCACGGCCACCACCGACAGCCCGGGCATGGGCGCGAAGGGCAGGTCCTTGAAGGAATGCACGGCGATGTCGACTTCGCCGTCGAGCAGCACATCACGCAGGCGGGCGACGAAGGCCCCCGGGCGCGGCGGCGCCGACAGCGGGATCGACAGGTCGTCGCCGTCGGTGCGCACGATCACCAGTTCGGTGGGCAGCCCGGTGACCTGTTCAATGAGGGCGGCTGTCATGGCGCTCTGCGAGCGCGCCAGCCGCGAACCCCGAGTGCCGATCTTCAGCACGCGGCGATCACCCGAGGCGCCCTGCGGGGTCTGGCTCACGCTTCCACCTCGACACCGAACAGCACGTCCAGGGCGGTCCTGCAGTCCTCGAGCTTGCCCTCCTCGGCAAGCTGCGAGAAGCGCACCGTGGGGGTGTGCATCATGACGCCGATGGCGTGGCGCAGCGACCGTTCGACGGCCTGCACCACCTCGGGTGACTCGTTCTCGCGCACGCGTGCCAGTTCATCGTCGACGAGCACCTTCGCATGCTGGCGCAGCGCCGTGACGAGCGGATCGGCGACCCTGGCGCGTTCCTTGGACAGATGGGCGGCGACACCCTGGGTGACCACGCGTTGTGCCTCCTCGATCACGGCGGACTGCAGCTGTGCGGTGCGCGAGCTGACATCGTCGAGTCGCACCAGGTGCACGCCGGGCAGTTCGGCGGCGGCCTCGTCGACATCGCCGCCCAGCGAGAGGTCGATCACCGACAGTTGCCGGTCGGCGTTGCGCGCCAGTTCCGGGCGTGCGGCCGACAGCGTGGTGCCACTGAGCACCACCCCGTTGCCCGAGCAGGTGATCACCAGGTCGGCCGATTGCAGTGCCCGGTCCAGGCCATCGGACGACACCGGCGTCACCGGATGGTGTGCGGCGAATTCCTCGGCGCGTCCCGATGCCGACCAGCACTCGATCTCGCCGACCCGTCGGTCGGTGAGCTCGGCGACCACCACACGGGCGAATGATCCGGTGCCCATCAGCAGCACGCGCGCGCCCCGCAGGCCGCCACGCCCCATGGCCAGGTCGAGTCCGACGCCGGCGGCGGAGCGTCCCACCGCACCCAGCGAGGTGGACGAGGCGACCGTGCGCGAGACGCGCAGGCAGTCGTGGAAGAGCCGGTGCAGGCGCGCGGTGCACTGGCCCCGGTCGGAGGCCAGCTCATAGGCACGGCGCAACTGGCCGGCCACCTGCTTGTCGCCGACCACGGCGGAACACAGTCCGGCGCCCACCTCGAACAGGTGGCAGATGGCGGTGTCGTCGCTGCGCACCTCCAGTCCGGCCAGCGCACGGGGATCGACATCGGGGGCGAGCTCGCGGATTCCGGCCTTGGCCAGCCCGAGCAGACGGTCGGGGTCCACGGCATCGGTGGCATCGACGATCAGCTCATAGCGGTTGCACGTGGACAGCAGGGCGGCCCCGGCGATGCCGGGTTCGCGTCCCATGACCGTGAGGGCCAGCTCGTCAGCCGGCGCCAGCGAGGCAAGGGCTGTCAGTGGCGCCGTAAGATAGTCGACGCCGACGAGATGGATACGCACCCCCGCATGCTAACCCGCAATTCGCCGAGAACGGCTGTCTCCAAACACGCTCGTCGGTTGGCTATGCTCCCGCGGGCGGGCAGCCACGAGCGCCGGGACGCGTTGCACCGCCGATTTCAGGCGTGCGACGTGCGTCGGACGTTTCACCCGATCGGCAATACTGAACGGGTACGCCGTTGATGAACAATCTTCAGGAAGTTGGGCCCCCATGTGCGGTTACATGAGCTTCATCTCCACCGAAAGCCTGCGCGACGAGCGCGTTGACCAGGTGCGCGAGGGGATGAAGCAGTGCCGGCACCGGGGCCCCGATGACACCAACATCTGGCACGACGAGCACACCTGCTTCGGCTTCAACCGGTTGTCGATCATCGACATCGACAACTCGGGGCAGCCGCTGAAGTGGGGCCCGCCCGAGACCCCCGACCGCTACTGGATGGTGTTCAACGGCGAGGTCTACAACTACCTCGAGCTGCGCGAACGCCTGGCCGCCGAGGATGGCGCCGTGTTCCACACCGAGGGTGACGGCGAGTCGATCGTGGCCGGCTACCACTACCACGGGGCCGAGTGGGTCAACGAGCTGCGCGGCATGTTCTCGTTCGTAATCTGGGACTCCCAGGAGGACGTCGCCTTCGGTGCCCGCGACCCGTTCGGCATCAAGCCCATGTACATGGCGAAGGTCGACGACGGCTATGTCTTCGGCTCGGAGGCCAAGTCGCTGCGCGCACTCACCGGCACCGCACAGGTGAACGTGCCCGAGCTGCAGCACTACCTGGTGCTGCAGTACGTGCCCGAGCCGGCCAGCATGGACCAGGACCTGTCCAAGATCGAGTCGGGCTGCTCGTTCACCCTGACGAACGGCGAGCTCACCCAGACCCGCTATTTCCATCCTGACTTCCAGTCGATCCCGGTGAACAACACCCGCGAGCAGCGCGACCTCTACGACCGCATCCTCGAGGTGCTCGACGACTCGGTGGCCAAGCACATGCGTGCCGACGTCACGGTGGGCGCCTTCCTGTCGGGCGGCATCGACTCCACCGCGATCGCCGCGCTGGCCAAGCGCTACAACCCCGACCTGCTCACCTTCACCACCGGCTTCAAGGTGGACGGCTATTCGGAGGTCGACGTGGCCGACGAATCGGCCCGGGCGATCGGCGTGGAGCACATCACCCGCTGGGTCACCGAGGAGGAGATGACCAAGACCCTGCCGTTGATCGTCTGGTACCTGGACGATCCGGTGGCCGATCCGGCCCTGGTGCCGCTCTACTTCGTGGCCAATGAGGCCCGCAAGCGGGTGAAGGTGGTGCTGTCGGGCGAGGGTGCCGACGAGCTGTTCGGTGGCTACACGATCTACCACGAGCCCCTGAGCCTGCGTCCGCTGGAACGACTCCCCCACCTGCTGCGCCGCGGCCTG
The window above is part of the Propionibacterium freudenreichii subsp. freudenreichii genome. Proteins encoded here:
- the hemC gene encoding hydroxymethylbilane synthase, which translates into the protein MSQTPQGASGDRRVLKIGTRGSRLARSQSAMTAALIEQVTGLPTELVIVRTDGDDLSIPLSAPPRPGAFVARLRDVLLDGEVDIAVHSFKDLPFAPMPGLSVVAVPQRAAAFDALVSRDALGLDELPAGSKVGTSSPRRASALLRYRDDLEIVPIRGNVDTRIRKVREGRVDAAVLAAAGLERLGLHDEITELIDPKVIVPAPAQGALAVEMRTDDPLAATVAQINDHDTRIQVAAERQVLTGVQATCTTAIGAHSVLQGYSLTLMADLTDHMGVAHAHVARTIGLRRGDPTDDARALGESVAEQLLERP
- a CDS encoding glutamyl-tRNA reductase, whose amino-acid sequence is MRIHLVGVDYLTAPLTALASLAPADELALTVMGREPGIAGAALLSTCNRYELIVDATDAVDPDRLLGLAKAGIRELAPDVDPRALAGLEVRSDDTAICHLFEVGAGLCSAVVGDKQVAGQLRRAYELASDRGQCTARLHRLFHDCLRVSRTVASSTSLGAVGRSAAGVGLDLAMGRGGLRGARVLLMGTGSFARVVVAELTDRRVGEIECWSASGRAEEFAAHHPVTPVSSDGLDRALQSADLVITCSGNGVVLSGTTLSAARPELARNADRQLSVIDLSLGGDVDEAAAELPGVHLVRLDDVSSRTAQLQSAVIEEAQRVVTQGVAAHLSKERARVADPLVTALRQHAKVLVDDELARVRENESPEVVQAVERSLRHAIGVMMHTPTVRFSQLAEEGKLEDCRTALDVLFGVEVEA
- the asnB gene encoding asparagine synthase (glutamine-hydrolyzing) — protein: MCGYMSFISTESLRDERVDQVREGMKQCRHRGPDDTNIWHDEHTCFGFNRLSIIDIDNSGQPLKWGPPETPDRYWMVFNGEVYNYLELRERLAAEDGAVFHTEGDGESIVAGYHYHGAEWVNELRGMFSFVIWDSQEDVAFGARDPFGIKPMYMAKVDDGYVFGSEAKSLRALTGTAQVNVPELQHYLVLQYVPEPASMDQDLSKIESGCSFTLTNGELTQTRYFHPDFQSIPVNNTREQRDLYDRILEVLDDSVAKHMRADVTVGAFLSGGIDSTAIAALAKRYNPDLLTFTTGFKVDGYSEVDVADESARAIGVEHITRWVTEEEMTKTLPLIVWYLDDPVADPALVPLYFVANEARKRVKVVLSGEGADELFGGYTIYHEPLSLRPLERLPHLLRRGLAAVGRALPDGMRGKDMLRRGTLDMEDRYYGNARIFREEQLPGLLRTYDPNISFHDVTDPIYAQSKGWDPVQRMQDIDLFTWLRGDILVKADKMTMANSLELRVPFLDKEVFEVARHIPLSEKLADGTTKYALRKALERVVPPHVLHRRKLGFPVPTRVYLRGDSYAWARDIILNSPTDEYINPQAVMKLLDEHRDGVADHSRQIWTVLVFMLWFDIFVAGTVTPEVPHPQYPVRL